In the Penaeus monodon isolate SGIC_2016 unplaced genomic scaffold, NSTDA_Pmon_1 PmonScaffold_25940, whole genome shotgun sequence genome, TCTTATTCAGATCAATTACATATTTTAAAGTAATCTGACTTATCCATTACATTCCAGCTTCTATACAAGGTAATTTTGAAAGAcaaaaaattattcaaattagTATTAGCATTGAAAAATCAGTACAATATCTTGCcttaaaatcaatataatataatcacaccaGGCTACATTAATATGGGAATCAGAGACTACGtctattattttgattttcttgtgATATACCCAAGCAAGTCTTCATCAAGTAAATAgttacatacatacctgcatcaTTAATGAAAACTCTGACACACTCATCCATTGTGGCCACAGAACCTGCTAGAGTGTTTGTGCCAGCCAGTACAGCACGTCTACCTTGCACCTTCACCATCATTTGACCTATGTGGTGCTCTCCGTCTTCAAGACCCATAGCTGCCATACCATCTGACACTAGCACAAGGCCTGTTTATTTGGATTAAAATATCAATATGTTATTATCCCTTACtacaaaaatacagtaaaaattaaattatcatgGGCATCAACAATGTGCCAGATTAGAGACAGTGCAAGCATCAATTTCCAGTAcacataataaagatataaaggtAACAAACAATAAGCTTTATAATTAATCTTCACCTTGAAGGCAACAATATTCATTAGAATTACACTTGCAGTACAACAATTATTTAGCTAACCATACTAAACCCCACACAgagtacatgtatacatgcatatatgtatttatatgtatgtatgaatatatgaaggccacgatggccgaatggttagagcgtcggactcaagactcacgaaagggaatctga is a window encoding:
- the LOC119570400 gene encoding N-acetylglucosamine-6-phosphate deacetylase-like; protein product: MAAMGLEDGEHHIGQMMVKVQGRRAVLAGTNTLAGSVATMDECVRVFINDAGVSVVEGIEAATLHPAQLMGIKHQKGTLDYNTDADFLLVSDKGPLKV